The DNA segment TGATGGAGGCAATGGGTTCGGTTATGACAAACAAGTACGCCGAAGGTCTTCCCGGAAAACGGTACTACGGCGGTTGTGAATTTGTAGACCAGACAGAAAATTTGGCAATTGATCGTCTCAAAAAGCTTTTTGGTGCGGCTTGGGCCAATGTGCAACCTCACAGTGGAGCCCAGGCAAATTCAGCGGTAATGCTAGCATGCCTGCAACCAGGCGACAAAATCATGGGGTTTGACCTGAGCCATGGTGGACACCTGACGCACGGTTCGCCTGTTAATTTCTCCGGAAAACTCTACCGTCCTTCATTCTACGGGGTAGAAAAAGAAACGGGCGTAATTGATTACGACAAGCTGGAGAAGAAAGCCATCGACGAGAAACCGAAGATGATCATCTGCGGGGCTTCGGCTTACTCCAGAGATTGGGACTATGCTCGTCTGAGAGACATCGCCGATAAGATTAAAGCGCTTCTCTTGGCCGATATTTCACACCCCAGCGGATTGATAGCCGCCAAGCTTCTGAACGACCCTCTACCCCACTGCCACATCGTGACATCTACCACTCACAAGACCCTTCGTGGCCCGAGAGGTGGAATCATCATGATGGGACAAGATTTTGACAATCCTTTCGGTTTAACCACGATGAAGGGAACCGTCAGAAAAATGTCATCTCTCTTGGATTCGGCTGTCTTCCCGGGGACTCAGGGCGGACCTCTGGAGCACGTCATCGCCTCAAAGGCTGTCGCTTTTGGCGAAGCACTTACCGATGAGTACAAGGTTTATTGCAAACAAGTCATCACCAACGCGCAAGGCATGGCTGCTTCTTTTGTAAAAAGAGGCTACGACGTGATCAGCGGCGGGACTGATAACCACAGCATGCTGATTGATCTTCGCTCAAAAGATATCACGGGCAAGGATGCCGAAAATGCTCTGATCAAGGCCGATATCACCGTTAATAAAAATATGGTCCCTTTTGACGACAAGTCGCCATTCGTGACCAGCGGAATGAGAATAGGAACTCCTGCAGTCACCACCAGGGGTTTGACGGAAGAGCACATGGATTCCATCGTAGATTTGATTGACCAAGTAATCACCAATAGCGAAGACGAAGCGAGCATTGAAAAAGTAAAAAAAGAAGTCAACCAAATGATGAGTAGCTTCCCACTCTTCGCCCACGGTGAACTAACTACAAACTAAAATTCTTTATGCAAATTTCTGCCAATGACCCAAAGAGAAAGTCTTGGGTTGAAATACCTCTCAATAGTGATTTCCCTATCCAAAACTTGCCATTCGGAATTTTTTCGGTAAAGTCAGGCACGCCCAAACCGTGCGTAGCCATTGGTACTCAATTGGCTGATCTCTCCGCCCTTTCGGCAAAAGGATTTTTCGCTGATTTACCATTTGACGCTAGCGATTTTGAAAGTTCGACTCTCAACGCCCTTATGAAAAAAGGCAAGCAGGCTACCCGAGCTTTGAGAAACCGCCTTGCCGAACTTTTTGATGCTGACGGATCATACGTGGACAGAAAATCAGAAATAGAATTGACGCTTCACCTTCTATCGGAAGTTGATATGCACCTTCCCGTGCAAGTGGGTGATTACACCGATTTCTATTCGAGTATCGAACATGCTACGAATGTGGGAACCATGTTTCGCGATCCGGACAATGCACTTCTTCCAAACTGGAAACACATCCCTGTAGCTTACCATGGCCGTAGTTCATCGATCATTATTTCAGGCGAAGAAATTCATCGCCCGAAAGGACAAACCAGACCGAATGACAACGAGCCGCCCGTTTACGGACCAACCCGATTACTCGACTTCGAGCTGGAGATGGCATTTGTGACTTTTGACGGGAAGCATC comes from the Cryomorphaceae bacterium 1068 genome and includes:
- a CDS encoding serine hydroxymethyltransferase, which encodes MKRDQLVFDIIEKERKRQLEGIELIASENFVSDQVMEAMGSVMTNKYAEGLPGKRYYGGCEFVDQTENLAIDRLKKLFGAAWANVQPHSGAQANSAVMLACLQPGDKIMGFDLSHGGHLTHGSPVNFSGKLYRPSFYGVEKETGVIDYDKLEKKAIDEKPKMIICGASAYSRDWDYARLRDIADKIKALLLADISHPSGLIAAKLLNDPLPHCHIVTSTTHKTLRGPRGGIIMMGQDFDNPFGLTTMKGTVRKMSSLLDSAVFPGTQGGPLEHVIASKAVAFGEALTDEYKVYCKQVITNAQGMAASFVKRGYDVISGGTDNHSMLIDLRSKDITGKDAENALIKADITVNKNMVPFDDKSPFVTSGMRIGTPAVTTRGLTEEHMDSIVDLIDQVITNSEDEASIEKVKKEVNQMMSSFPLFAHGELTTN
- the fahA gene encoding fumarylacetoacetase — encoded protein: MQISANDPKRKSWVEIPLNSDFPIQNLPFGIFSVKSGTPKPCVAIGTQLADLSALSAKGFFADLPFDASDFESSTLNALMKKGKQATRALRNRLAELFDADGSYVDRKSEIELTLHLLSEVDMHLPVQVGDYTDFYSSIEHATNVGTMFRDPDNALLPNWKHIPVAYHGRSSSIIISGEEIHRPKGQTRPNDNEPPVYGPTRLLDFELEMAFVTFDGKHLGDSISTSEAEDYIFGMVLFNDWSARDIQKWEYVPLGPFLAKNFASSVSPWIVTLDALEPFRTEGPVQKPKVLPYLEYSGDKNIDIKLEVAIETEKGDEMTVCQSNYKNMYWNMNQQLAHHTVNGCNVRCGDMMASGTISGSDPSSYGSMLEITWRGSKPVQMPDGTERKFINDGDSVIMRGTCKKDGIKIGFGEVKTKVLPAKQDALTI